A window of Tripterygium wilfordii isolate XIE 37 chromosome 7, ASM1340144v1, whole genome shotgun sequence contains these coding sequences:
- the LOC120001440 gene encoding uncharacterized protein At4g06744-like — protein MDTRALVVSSLSLFILLFHSGLCLQHKVQELSDDSVAAAKREALEIIIGGGGYPAPPSETQECPPPPPPPEPICPPPSSPPPPPPPPPSPPPPPPPPPPPPPPPPPPPAPKPTPTPTPKPNPPKPSPTPFGPFESKRIAIVFPVIQKFKLKIKDDPNGYKKTWVGPDICNKYKGFTCEFLPKTKTKALAGVDFNGANFGGKDLALPGFLDKLPDLAFFHANSNNFTGQMPENIVKLPYLYEIDVSNNKYVGKFPKSVLDVKYLSFLDLRFNQFNGSVPSQVFNLNLEALFLNNNQFDQNLPYNLGSTTALYLTLANNKFTGPIPISIGRAPKLIEVLFLNNKLSGCLPYEIGFLRNSTVFDVGMNQLTGPIPCSFGCLSKMALLNLAQNQFYGPVPELVCNLANLVNFSLSYNYFTQVGPQCRKLIKKKILDVRMNCILDLPNQRSKEDCAAFFSKPRNCPRKKSYKWVPCKKDGYLNSSATIEAPQLPQAQPVASPPLSYSALSPHRL, from the coding sequence ATGGATACCAGAGCTCTCGTtgtttcatctctctctctattcatTCTCCTTTTTCATTCTGGTCTCTGTCTGCAACATAAGGTACAAGAACTCAGTGACGACTCTGTAGCTGCAGCAAAGAGAGAAGCATTGGAAATAATCATCGGTGGAGGTGGTTATCCAGCTCCACCTTCAGAAACCCAAGAATGTCCACCTCCACCGCCCCCTCCTGAACCCATATGCCCACCACCATcgtctcctccaccaccaccaccaccaccaccgtctcctcctcctcctccacctccacctccacctccacctccacctccacctccacctccagcaCCGaaaccaacaccaacaccaacaccaaaacCAAATCCTCCAAAACCTTCACCAACCCCATTTGGCCCGTTTGAGAGCAAAAGGATCGCAATCGTGTTCCCTGTGATTCAGAAATTCAAACTGAAAATCAAAGACGACCCGAATGGCTACAAAAAGACATGGGTCGGCCCCGACATTTGCAACAAATACAAAGGCTTCACGTGCGAGTTTCTCCCTAAAACAAAGACCAAAGCATTAGCCGGAGTAGACTTCAACGGCGCTAACTTCGGCGGCAAAGACCTTGCCCTCCCAGGCTTCCTTGACAAATTGCCTGATTTAGCATTCTTTCACGCAAACTCCAACAATTTCACGGGTCAAATGCCGGAAAACATCGTCAAATTGCCATACCTGTACGAGATCGATGTCAGCAACAACAAATACGTCGGCAAATTCCCCAAATCAGTTCTTGATGTCAAGTACTTGTCCTTCTTGGATCTCAGATTCAACCAATTTAATGGTTCGGTTCCGTCACAAGTATTCAATCTAAATCTCGAGGCACTCTTCCTCAACAACAACCAATTCGACCAAAATCTCCCTTACAATCTCGGATCCACAACGGCTCTGTATCTCACCCTCGCCAACAACAAGTTCACCGGTCCGATCCCGATCAGCATTGGGCGAGCACCGAAGCTAATCGAGGTCCTCTTCTTGAACAACAAACTCTCAGGTTGTTTGCCGTACGAGATAGGCTTCTTGAGGAACTCCACAGTGTTTGATGTGGGCATGAACCAGTTGACAGGCCCAATACCATGCTCATTTGGGTGCCTGTCCAAAATGGCCCTGTTAAACCTGGCCCAAAACCAATTCTATGGGCCTGTGCCTGAGCTAGTGTGTAATCTGGCCAACTTAGTGAACTTCTCACTGTCCTACAATTATTTCACTCAAGTTGGGCCACAATGCAGGAAGTTGATAAAGAAGAAGATTCTAGATGTTAGAATGAACTGTATTTTGGACCTTCCAAATCAGAGGTCTAAAGAGGATTGTGCTGCATTCTTCTCCAAGCCCAGAAACTGCCCCAGGAAGAAGTCATATAAGTGGGTTCCTTGTAAGAAGGATGGGTATCTGAACTCATCAGCAACCATTGAAGCACCTCAACTACCACAAGCACAGCCAGTGGCTTCACCTCCTTTGTCTTATAGTGCACTTAGCCCACATAGGTTGTGA